One Pelodiscus sinensis isolate JC-2024 unplaced genomic scaffold, ASM4963464v1 ctg34, whole genome shotgun sequence DNA segment encodes these proteins:
- the HIF3A gene encoding hypoxia-inducible factor 3-alpha isoform X2, which yields MRPSPGLEWGASSPGVCLPTTPMFNEQSYPKAAVGPATPGSAGSGLSASRSTTDIRKEKSRDAARCRRSKETEVFYQLAHTLPFARGVSAHLDKASIMRLTISYLRMHKLVTSEEWRGQPEQVDACYLKALDGFVMVLTEEGDMAYLSENVSKHLGLTQLELIGHSVFDFIHPCDQEELQDVLSPRQGFSKKKEVKTERSFSLRMKSTLTSRGRTVNLKSATWKVLHCAGHMRSYTPAREGPEEAEGGYVEPPLRCLMLICEAIPHPANIETPLDSSTFLSQHSMDMKFTYCDERIAEVAGYTPEELLGCSIYEYIHALDSDSVSKSIHTLLSKGQAVTGQYRFLAKSGGYLWAQTQATVISNSKNSQPESVVCVHFVLSQVEEMGVVLSLEQTERQGEGRRLPPDPDPASQANGSPEELDPDTGETILNLSFERQGPRLLAFLRPAHVSEAELQRDPRRFCSPDLQRLLGPIFDPPGARASGGAAPRTRPSPEPGPQPQDAAKGTAPDYEALDLEMLAPYISMDDDFQLSGTEQPPWLAEKRGDPAAARRKGPPLPPASPPPRPRSSSFHGVSGREPDLPGLLRWGSETSLSQTRSLQPPEEEPMDLEGPMVPPGGNQKDYRASHMGARKRALELSLEEEGTDFLEVVPLKRSHSSESDGFLLPSLNLGFLLSVEEGLEAGAPRCSTVVGRKTLGLEEPMALLGDMLPFVVDGPVLSQLALYDGEDEALEQSGGHFQPGEELLGELDQAT from the exons ATGAGACCCAGTCCGGGGCTCGAGTGGGGGGCGTCCAGCCCTGGAGTGTGCCTTCCAACCACCCCGATGTTTAATGAACAAAGTTATCCAAAGGCGGCTGTCGGGCCCGCCACGCCGGGCAGCGCTGGGAGCGGGCTGAGCGCCAG CAGGTCTACGACGGATATCCGCAAGGAGAAGTCGCGGGATGCGGCGCGATGCCGGCGCAGCAAGGAGACGGAAGTGTTCTACCAGCTGGCCCACACCCTGCCCTTCGCCCGGGGCGTCAGCGCCCACCTGGACAAGGCCTCCATCATGCGCCTCACCATCAGCTACCTGCGCATGCACAAGCTCGTCACCTCGG AGGAGTGGCGTGGGCAGCCGGAGCAGGTGGACGCCTGTTACCTGAAGGCGCTGGATGGCTTCGTCATGGTGCTGACGGAGGAGGGTGACATGGCCTACCTGTCGGAGAACGTCAGCAAACACCTGGGCCTGACCCAG ctggagctcaTCGGGCACAGCGTCTTCGACTTCATCCACCCCTGTGACCAGGAAGAGCTGCAGGATGTGCTGAGCCCCCGGCAGG GCTTCTCTAAGAAGAAGGAGGTGAAGACGGAGCGCAGCTTCTCCCTGCGCATGAAGAGCACcctgaccagcagggggcgcaccGTCAACCTCAAGTCCGCCACCTGGAAG gtgctgCACTGTGCTGGCCACATGCGGTCCTACACGCCGGCACGGGAGGggccagaggaggcagagggggggTACGTGGAGCCCCCCCTGCGCTGCCTGATGCTGATCTGCGAGGCCATCCCCCACCCGGCCAACATcgagacccccctggacagcagcACCTTCCTCAGCCAGCACAGCATGGACATGAAGTTCACCTACTGCGACGAGAG GATTGCAGAGGTGGCAGGATACACGCCCGaagagctgctgggctgctccatcTACGAGTACATCCATGCCCTGGACTCCGACTCCGTCAGCAAGAGCATCCACACCC TGCTGAGCAAAGGGCAGGCGGTGACAGGCCAGTACCGCTTCCTGGCCAAGAGCGGGGGCTACCTGTGGGCCCAGACCCAGGCCACCGTCATCTCCAACAGCAAGAACTCCCAGCCCGAGAGTGTCGTCTGCGTCCACTTCGTCCTCAG CCAGGTGGAGGAGATGGGTGTGGTGCTGTCACTGGAGCAGACCGAACGCcagggtgaggggcggcgcttgCCTCCAGATCCTGACCCAGCCAGCCAAGCCAACGGCAGCCCCGAGGAACTGGACCCGGACACAGGGGAGACCATCCTTAACCTCAGCTTCG AGCGGCAGGGTCCCCGGCTCCTGGCCTTCCTGCGCCCGGCCCACGTGAGCGAGGCGGAGCTGCAGCGCGACCCGCGCCGGTTCTGCAGCCCCGACCTGCAGCGGCTGCTGGGGCCCATCTTCGACCCGCCTGGAGCCCGGGCCAGTGGGGGGGCCGCCCCACGCACACGGCCCTCCCCCGAGCCCGGTCCGCAGCCGCAGGATGCTGCCAAGGGCACTGCTCCG GATTACGAGGCGCTCGACCTGGAGATGCTGGCTCCGTACATCTCGATGGACGACGATTTCCAGCTCAGCGGCACCGAGCAGCCCCCCTGGCTGGCCGAGAAGCGGGGCGATCCTGCTGCGGCCAGGAGAAAGGGCCCCCCGCTGCCACCGGCCTCGCCCCCGCCACGGCCCCGCTCCAGCAGCTTCCATGGGGTGTCTGGCCGTGAACCTGACCTGCCCGGCTTGCTCCGTTGGGGCAGCGAGACCAGCCTGAGCCAGACCCGGTCCCTTCAGCCCCCGGAAGAGGAGCCCATGGACCTGGAGGGGCCAATGGTGCCCCCAGGAGGCAACCAGAAGGATTACCGTGCCTCCCACATGGGGGCTAGGAAGAG GGCCCTGGAGCTGagcctggaggaggaagggactGACTTCCTGGAGGTGGTGCCCCTGAAGCGCTCCCACAGTTCTGAGTCTGATGGCTTCTTGCTGCCTTCCCTGAATCTG GGTTTCCTGCTGAgtgtggaggaggggctggaagcTGGCGCCCCCCGGTGCAGCACAGTGGTAGGTCGGAAGACGCTGGGCCTGGAGGAACCAATGG ccctgctgggagacATGCTGCCCTTTGTGGTGGATGGTCCAGTGCTCTCTCAGCTGGCCCTGTATGATGGCGAGGACGAGGCCTTGGAGCAGAGCGGCGGGCACTTCCAGCCAGGCGAGGAACTCCTGGGGGAGCTGGACCAGGCCACCTGA
- the HIF3A gene encoding hypoxia-inducible factor 3-alpha isoform X1, whose translation MRPSPGLEWGASSPGVCLPTTPMFNEQSYPKAAVGPATPGSAGSGLSASRSTTDIRKEKSRDAARCRRSKETEVFYQLAHTLPFARGVSAHLDKASIMRLTISYLRMHKLVTSEEWRGQPEQVDACYLKALDGFVMVLTEEGDMAYLSENVSKHLGLTQLELIGHSVFDFIHPCDQEELQDVLSPRQGFSKKKEVKTERSFSLRMKSTLTSRGRTVNLKSATWKVLHCAGHMRSYTPAREGPEEAEGGYVEPPLRCLMLICEAIPHPANIETPLDSSTFLSQHSMDMKFTYCDERIAEVAGYTPEELLGCSIYEYIHALDSDSVSKSIHTLLSKGQAVTGQYRFLAKSGGYLWAQTQATVISNSKNSQPESVVCVHFVLSQVEEMGVVLSLEQTERQGEGRRLPPDPDPASQANGSPEELDPDTGETILNLSFERQGPRLLAFLRPAHVSEAELQRDPRRFCSPDLQRLLGPIFDPPGARASGGAAPRTRPSPEPGPQPQDAAKGTAPAELPFDMQDVQKLFASTQEAVETALQDYEALDLEMLAPYISMDDDFQLSGTEQPPWLAEKRGDPAAARRKGPPLPPASPPPRPRSSSFHGVSGREPDLPGLLRWGSETSLSQTRSLQPPEEEPMDLEGPMVPPGGNQKDYRASHMGARKRALELSLEEEGTDFLEVVPLKRSHSSESDGFLLPSLNLGFLLSVEEGLEAGAPRCSTVVGRKTLGLEEPMALLGDMLPFVVDGPVLSQLALYDGEDEALEQSGGHFQPGEELLGELDQAT comes from the exons ATGAGACCCAGTCCGGGGCTCGAGTGGGGGGCGTCCAGCCCTGGAGTGTGCCTTCCAACCACCCCGATGTTTAATGAACAAAGTTATCCAAAGGCGGCTGTCGGGCCCGCCACGCCGGGCAGCGCTGGGAGCGGGCTGAGCGCCAG CAGGTCTACGACGGATATCCGCAAGGAGAAGTCGCGGGATGCGGCGCGATGCCGGCGCAGCAAGGAGACGGAAGTGTTCTACCAGCTGGCCCACACCCTGCCCTTCGCCCGGGGCGTCAGCGCCCACCTGGACAAGGCCTCCATCATGCGCCTCACCATCAGCTACCTGCGCATGCACAAGCTCGTCACCTCGG AGGAGTGGCGTGGGCAGCCGGAGCAGGTGGACGCCTGTTACCTGAAGGCGCTGGATGGCTTCGTCATGGTGCTGACGGAGGAGGGTGACATGGCCTACCTGTCGGAGAACGTCAGCAAACACCTGGGCCTGACCCAG ctggagctcaTCGGGCACAGCGTCTTCGACTTCATCCACCCCTGTGACCAGGAAGAGCTGCAGGATGTGCTGAGCCCCCGGCAGG GCTTCTCTAAGAAGAAGGAGGTGAAGACGGAGCGCAGCTTCTCCCTGCGCATGAAGAGCACcctgaccagcagggggcgcaccGTCAACCTCAAGTCCGCCACCTGGAAG gtgctgCACTGTGCTGGCCACATGCGGTCCTACACGCCGGCACGGGAGGggccagaggaggcagagggggggTACGTGGAGCCCCCCCTGCGCTGCCTGATGCTGATCTGCGAGGCCATCCCCCACCCGGCCAACATcgagacccccctggacagcagcACCTTCCTCAGCCAGCACAGCATGGACATGAAGTTCACCTACTGCGACGAGAG GATTGCAGAGGTGGCAGGATACACGCCCGaagagctgctgggctgctccatcTACGAGTACATCCATGCCCTGGACTCCGACTCCGTCAGCAAGAGCATCCACACCC TGCTGAGCAAAGGGCAGGCGGTGACAGGCCAGTACCGCTTCCTGGCCAAGAGCGGGGGCTACCTGTGGGCCCAGACCCAGGCCACCGTCATCTCCAACAGCAAGAACTCCCAGCCCGAGAGTGTCGTCTGCGTCCACTTCGTCCTCAG CCAGGTGGAGGAGATGGGTGTGGTGCTGTCACTGGAGCAGACCGAACGCcagggtgaggggcggcgcttgCCTCCAGATCCTGACCCAGCCAGCCAAGCCAACGGCAGCCCCGAGGAACTGGACCCGGACACAGGGGAGACCATCCTTAACCTCAGCTTCG AGCGGCAGGGTCCCCGGCTCCTGGCCTTCCTGCGCCCGGCCCACGTGAGCGAGGCGGAGCTGCAGCGCGACCCGCGCCGGTTCTGCAGCCCCGACCTGCAGCGGCTGCTGGGGCCCATCTTCGACCCGCCTGGAGCCCGGGCCAGTGGGGGGGCCGCCCCACGCACACGGCCCTCCCCCGAGCCCGGTCCGCAGCCGCAGGATGCTGCCAAGGGCACTGCTCCG GCCGAGCTGCCCTTCGACATGCAGGACGTGCAGAAGCTCTTCGCCTCCACCCAGGAGGCCGTGGAGACGGCGCTGCAG GATTACGAGGCGCTCGACCTGGAGATGCTGGCTCCGTACATCTCGATGGACGACGATTTCCAGCTCAGCGGCACCGAGCAGCCCCCCTGGCTGGCCGAGAAGCGGGGCGATCCTGCTGCGGCCAGGAGAAAGGGCCCCCCGCTGCCACCGGCCTCGCCCCCGCCACGGCCCCGCTCCAGCAGCTTCCATGGGGTGTCTGGCCGTGAACCTGACCTGCCCGGCTTGCTCCGTTGGGGCAGCGAGACCAGCCTGAGCCAGACCCGGTCCCTTCAGCCCCCGGAAGAGGAGCCCATGGACCTGGAGGGGCCAATGGTGCCCCCAGGAGGCAACCAGAAGGATTACCGTGCCTCCCACATGGGGGCTAGGAAGAG GGCCCTGGAGCTGagcctggaggaggaagggactGACTTCCTGGAGGTGGTGCCCCTGAAGCGCTCCCACAGTTCTGAGTCTGATGGCTTCTTGCTGCCTTCCCTGAATCTG GGTTTCCTGCTGAgtgtggaggaggggctggaagcTGGCGCCCCCCGGTGCAGCACAGTGGTAGGTCGGAAGACGCTGGGCCTGGAGGAACCAATGG ccctgctgggagacATGCTGCCCTTTGTGGTGGATGGTCCAGTGCTCTCTCAGCTGGCCCTGTATGATGGCGAGGACGAGGCCTTGGAGCAGAGCGGCGGGCACTTCCAGCCAGGCGAGGAACTCCTGGGGGAGCTGGACCAGGCCACCTGA